Proteins encoded by one window of Anguilla rostrata isolate EN2019 chromosome 9, ASM1855537v3, whole genome shotgun sequence:
- the LOC135263004 gene encoding ADP-ribosylation factor-like protein 13B, with the protein MDTDFLLYELRRRWWPLCSPQLNVFNLTSSFSSWISQCQQPIRQVTILIVGLDNAGKTSTVRAILKVPLEEEGTPKGCVPTELRVDNFLVTVLEVGGASAACEAHGIIFVVDSCDRTRAEEAKDLLTDLLKQPSAAGKPLLVLANKQDKTNAMLGSELIEILSLEKLISQSQSLCHVEPCSALLDMRRLSDRKTLQGLRWLLRAVRLDYHKLCARVAQDCRQPVNHEEGKREKHKKAERGQSKHKEVKKVNTGKTRLRCKLKPQENEKKMTKKKTGDKLQPIGNILNKESTINRKLKKQQQVKMKNKVKRRPGCKEEEGERGMEAEQKGEGHRVALLPGDCKRPTHKAKRVKETFPESSENSKAKKGKKEMEKKKMTKVTKKTR; encoded by the exons atGGACACTGACTTCCTACT GTATGAACTTAGGAGACGGTGGTGGCCACTATGCAGCCCTCAGCTGAATGTGTTCAACCTGACGAGCAGCTTCTCTAGCTGGATCTCCCAGTGCCAGCAACCCATAAG GCAAGTGACCATACTGATAGTCGGCCTCGACAACGCCGGAAAAACGTCCACAGTGAGGGCAATCTTGAAAG tgcccCTGGAAGAAGAAGGCACCCCTAAGGGATGTGTGCCCACAGAACTGAGAGTGGACAACTTTCTGGTCACTGTGCTGGAAGTGGGTGGTGCTTCAGCGGCTTGTGAGGCCCATGGTATCATATTTGTTGTTGACTCCTGCGACAGGACACGGGCAGAGGAGGCCAAGGACCTTCTGACAGACCTGCTAAAGCAGCCCTCGGCCGCTGGAAAGCCCCTTTTAGT GCTGGCCAACAAGCAGGACAAGACGAACGCTATGCTAGGCAGTGAGCTAATTGAGATCCTGTCACTGGAGAAACTGATCAGCCAGAGCCAATCTCTCTGTCATGTA GAGCCATGCTCTGCTTTGCTGGATATGCGCAGGCTGTCAGACAGAAAGACACTGCAGGGCCTGCGGTGGTTGCTGAGGGCCGTGCGCCTTGACTACCACAAGTTGTGTGCCCGTGTGGCCCAAGACTGCAGGCAGCCTGTGAACCAtgaagaggggaagagagagaagcacaagAAGGCTGAGAGAGGGCAGAGCAAACATAAAGAAGTGAAGAA AGTTAACACTGgtaaaaccagacttcgttgcAAACTGAAGCCACAAGAGAATGAGAAAAAGATGACGAAGAAAAAGACAGGGGACAAACTGCAGCCCATCGGAAATATCCTCAATAAG GAAAGCACAATAAACAGGAAATTGAAGAAGCAGCAGCAAGTGAAAATGAAGAACAAAGTGAAAAGAAGACCAGGCTGtaaggaagaggagggggagaggggtatGGAGGCCGAGCAGAAAGGGGAAGGACACAGAGTCGCCCTTCTGCCTGGGGACTGCAAGAGGCCAACGCATAAAGCCAAAAGAGTGAAGGAGACCTTTCCAGAATCATCTGAAAATTCCAAAGCAAAGAAAG GGAAGAAGGaaatggagaagaaaaagaTGACAAAAGTTACTAAGAAAACAAGATAA
- the LOC135263005 gene encoding novel acetylcholine receptor chaperone-like: MASPRTITIVALSFALGLFFVFMGTIKLTPRLSKDAYSEMKRAYKSYAKALPGLKKMGITSVLLRKIIGTLELGCGVVLTLVPGRPKDVANFLLLLVMLAVLFFHQLVGDPLKRYAHALVFGILLTCRLLIARQNEERPEREESRQQHVNAQEKNKVKVS, translated from the exons ATGGCATCACCAAGGACAATAACAATTGTCGCTCTTTCCTTCGCTCTTGGTCTGTTTTTCGTCTTCATGGGTACTATTAAGCTCACACCAAGACTAAGCAAAGATGCATACAGCGAAATG AAACGAGCGTACAAGAGCTATGCCAAGGCTCTGCCGGGCCTGAAGAAGATGGGCATCACCTCGGTGCTTCTGCGCAAGATCATTGGCACGCTGGAGCTTGGCTGCGGCGTGGTGCTGACTCTGGTGCCTGGGCGGCCCAAGGACGTGGCCAACTTCCTTCTGCTGCTGGTCATGCTGGCAGTCCTCTTCTTCCACCAGCTGGTGGGCGACCCCCTGAAGCGCTACGCCCACGCCCTGGTCTTCGGGATCCTGCTGACCTGCCGACTCCTCATCGCCCGGCAGAACGAGGAGAGGCccgagagggaggagagcagaCAGCAGCATGTCAACGCTCAGGAAAAGAACAAAGTCAAAGTGTCCTAG